The DNA sequence GCCCCAACCAGTGCATGCTGTTTCTCGGCATGGATATAGTAGTCGTCTTTCAGTCCGGTGACTGGAACCATCCCCTCCACGAAAAACTCGTTCAGTTCAACAAAAAAGCCGCTGGTCGTTACCCCGATGATGAACCCTTCGAATTCTTCACCAACCTTTTGCTTCATGAACTGTAACCGCTTGAGTTCCACCAGCTCGCGCTCAGCCTCCATCGCCACCCGTTCCCGCTTGCTGGTATGAATCCCGGTCTCAGGGAGAGTGTTCTCCAGCTCTTCTCTTGTGGATTCTGCAATGTTTCCAGCCAGCTTGAGCTTGAGTATCCGGTGTACCACCAGATCAGGGTAGCGGCGAATCGGTGAGGTAAAATGGGTATACGTCTTGGCGGCCAGGCCGAAATGACCGAGGTTTTCCGCAGCATAGCGCGCCTGCTTCATGCTCCGCAACAGCACCCGGTTGAGCATCAACTCTTCCGGCTTGCCAATCGCCCCATCCAGAAGACGCTGCAGCTCGCTGCCGGTTACTCGCCCCTCTTCGGTAACCAGGTGGTGGCCGAATCCGGCGGCCAGTTCTGAAAACGCTTGGATCTTTTCCGGGACCGGGGGTTCATGCACCCGGTAAAGCGAAGGGATGCCGGATTGCTCCAGATGTCCGGCAACAGCCTCATTGGCTGCCAGCATGAACTCTTCAATCAAACGATGGGCGATGTTCCTGGTCGAACGGGCAATGGACACCGTGGTGCCGGTGGTAATATCGATAATGATCTCCGGCTCGGGCAGATCGAAATCCAGGCTACCCCTGGTGCGACGCAGCTCCATCAGGCGACGCGCCAGCTCCTCCATCAGTTTCAGATCGTCAACAACTGCAGCCAGCGCCTTAACCGTTTCCGGCTTCTGCTCTTCCAGCACCTCGGCAACCTGGGTATAGGTAAGACGGGCCGCACTCCTGATCACGCTCTGGTAAAAAGCCTGGTCAACCCGGTTGCCACCCTTGTCGAACACCATCTCCGCGGTCAGCGTCAGGCGGTCTTCTTGCGGATTAAGCGAGCAGATGCCGTTGGAGAGAGTCTCAGGGAGCATCGGCAGACAGCGGTCCGGGAAATAGACCGAGGTACCCCTCAGATAGGCCTCACGGTCGAGAAGAGAACCGGGACGAACATAGTGGGAGACATCGGCAATGGATACCCAAAGCCGAACCTTGCCGTCCGCCTCCCTGCGGACCGACACGGCATCGTCGAAGTCACGGGCGGTCTCGCCGTCGATAGTCACAATGGTCAATCCGCGCAGATCGGTCCGGCCGGCCAGGTCCGCCTCAGCGATCACCCCGACACTGCGGGCCTCACTTAGCGTTGCCTTGTCAAACTTGTTCGGCAGTTCATATTTGCGAATAACGGTTTGGACCTCGACATCAGGATCATCGGGCCAGCCGAGTACCTCCACAATCCGCCCCATAGCCGGTTTCCGCTCTAATGGGTACGCAGTGATCTCTGCCACAACCACCTGGCCATTCACGGCATTGGCCGCATGTTTGGCCGGGATGATCACCTCCTGGGATACCCTGGGATCATCGCTCATCACCCGACCAAAGCCACGAAGCAGTTCATAGCGGCCAATAATACGTTTCAGCCCACGCTCGATGGTCTTCAAAACACGCCCCTCGCGTTTGCCACCTGGCTGCGCCACAACAGCGACCTCGACAATATCGCCATGGAGGTTGCCCCTCAGTCCACGTGCCGGGACAAATATGTCAGACCCTCCCACGTCAGGGGTTACGAAACCATAACCATCGCGGTGCATGGCAAGTTTCCCTGTGACAGTCCCCTCACCATCTGCCAGCGAATACCGCTGACCACCAAGCACTACTAGCTCGCCGGACGCCACCATACGGTCGAGAACTGCGGCAAAACCCTTTTTTCTCAGTCGATCAATGTCAAAAAGAGACGCAAGATCGCGATACCCCATCGATCCTCCGTTTTCGCGAATGGCCTGAAGCACCCCTTCTCTATCTGGTTTCATAGCGTTTCCCTCATCATTGCCGGTCTCAAGTTACTGCAACCCACCAATTCATCGCCGATTTCGGCACGCAGAATATGCCTTACAATCCCAGCACTGTCAAACAGCCTCGAAAAAACCTTTTGCATTTGCAATCCCGTATGGCTACTATGCCGTCTTGGTGGCTCGGTCATCATCAAGATGCGACCCTCATAATACCTATCATTTGGATGCTCCCTCGTGTTCCGTTTAATAACCATTGTTGCAATACTGTTGCTCATCTCTGTTCCGGCATCCGGAATGAAGAGCCAGCTGTTCCCTCTTCAGGGCGACGCCCTCTCTGCTGCAGCCAACCTGCTCCGCTCTAAGGATTATACCGGAGCCTTGCAGCTTGCCAAGACAGCTCCCGCTGGAGGCGCCAGAGACTTCATAGCCGGCATGGCTTCCTACCGGGCCAAGGAGTGGCAGGAGGCGAGCAACAACCTTCAGGCAGCAGCCAAGAGTTTGGCAATCCTCGGCGACTATGCCCTTTATTACCAGGCCCAGTCGCTGAACGCCCTGAAGAAATATGACGAAGCCCTTCTTCCTCTGTTAGAGCTGCAGAAACAATACCCCGATACCCCTATGAAGCGGCCGGCGCTGATCCTGGCTGCAGATATTTATTACGCCCAGCAAAACCTCAAGGCCGCGATCTCAGCATATCAGAAATTTATTGAGATCTACCCGTCCGGCAGTGACTCGCTCAATGCCCAGTATCGCATCGCCCTGAGCCGCGAAGCGCTTGGCGAACCGACAACCGCCGTCAAGATTCTGCGCAATCTGTGGTTGACCAACCCGGCATCGTCACAAGCCGCAGCTGCGGCCGATGACCTGAAACGACTAGGGGCAGCCGGATACCCACCTGATACTTATACGCCGGAAGAGCTATGCCGCCGGGCCTCGGCCCTGTTCGACCAGAAGAAATTCTCCCAGGCTGCGGTCGCCTTCAAAGCGGTGCCTCGCGATGGACAGAGCAGGAACTTCATCGATCGCCTCGACCTGAAACAGGGGCAGGCCGTATATCGCAGCCGTAACTACCAGGACGCCTTGCCCATTTTCGCCAAAGTAGCCTCGACAACCAAGGATCCGGCACATCTGGCGGAGGCCACCTACTGGATCGCCAGATGCCGCGACAAAAGCGAACAGCACGCAGAGGCGGTCAAAACCTTTCTTCAGGTTGCAGATAACTGGCCCAAAGCCAATGAAGCGGACAACGCCTTGCTCGAAGCGGCGCTGATCAAAAAATCTGACCAACAATGGACCGAAGTCCTTGCCCTTAGCCAGCGGTTGCTCAAGGAATATCCGGATTCGAGCCTCAAGAAGCAGGTATGGTGGGAGGCAGGTTGGAGCGGCTACAAAGCTGGTGAGTTATCGACGGCCGGATACTATTTCAGCAAGCTCGCCGAATGCGACACCAACCGTGACCGCGCCCTCTACTGGCTTGCCCGGGTCAAAGCAGCTTCCGGCGATGCCAAGGGGGCTGAAACAGCCTACTCCTCGCTGCAGCGCGACTTCCCCTTAAGCTACTACTCTCTTGCCAAGCTTCCTGCTGAAGATGGCAATAATACCGGCTCCCTTGACAACCCCAGGTTGGCGCGCATCAGCGGCGATACCCTCGACAACCTGCCGTTGCCGGCCAACAATGATCGGGTCAAGGCGTTGATCACGTTCGGGCTGTTTGATGAGGCTAGAAAAGAACTGGCAACGTTAAAGAGCAAAACCAGCGATACCACTAAGCTGCTGGGCATCGCCAGATTGTATCTCGAAATGGACGACTTTAACGGCGCCTACAACCTTGTGGGCAAGGATCCGGGGAGATTCAGCGCCAAGGATTTGCGACAATCCCTGGCGCTGCAGTTCCCGCTGCCGTTTCGCGAAACCGCAGTCAAACATGCCGGCGCCAACAAACTCCCTATCCCACTGGTGTATGCAGTCATCAAGGCGGAAAGCAGTTTTTCCCCCTTTGCGGTCTCTCCGGCCGGAGCAGTTGGCTTGATGCAGCTCATGCCTGCCACCGCAGCCATGCTTGAAGGAGCCGGGAAAAAAAGCTTTCCTGCTGAGCGGCTGAAAGAACCGGAACTGAACATAAACTACGGCTCCCGGCACATGAAAGACCTTGTTGCCGAGTATCGCGACAACATCGTGGCAGTGATTGCCTCCTACAATGCCGGTGGCGGCACGGTAAACCGATGGCTGCGCAGCTTCGGCACTCTCCCCACCGATGAATTCATCGAACAGATTCCGTATGGTGAAACCCGCGACTACGTTAAGAAAGTCATCACTACAGCAGCAATCTACGCCAGGATATACGGCATGAATCTCAACGGCACCAAGCTGCCGCTCCCCGCAAAACCCGCTATTACCCCCTGAAAATTCCCAGCTGGATTTGCATTTTTGCTGCCTGGCAGGTATCGTTACTCCAATATTGAAACTTTGGGGGAGTATCTATGGCCAAGAAAATATTCATCGCGGCAACCGGCCAGAACTGCGGCAAAACCACCATGAGCATCTCGCTGATGCATCTTGCCCGGAAAAAATACCAACGGGTCGGCTTCATCAAGCCGATCGGCCCCAAGATCGAGTGCTACAGCAACATGAAACTCGACATGGACGCCATTCTGATGGCGCGGACCTACAACCTTGAACAGGATATCAGCCTCATGAACCCGGTTCCCCTGCATCGGGGCTTCACTAGGGAATTCCTGGACGGCAAGATCGATGCGCGAGCACTGGCAGATAGTATTGTCAGGGCAGTGGCAGAACTGGAGAGCAAAAACGACCTGTTGATTATTGAGGGTGCCGGGCACGGCGGCGTCGGTGCGGTCATCGGATTGAGCAACGCCTATGTTGCCAGCCTAGTAAAGGCGCCGGTGATGATAGTTGCCGGCAGCGGCATCGGCAATGTCATAGACGCGGTCCATCTCAACCTGGCCCTGTACGAACGGGAGCAGGCCGATGTCCGGTTAATCATGACCAACAAACTGATCTCGGAAAAGCGTGACACCACCCTGAAATACCTCAAACGGGCCTTCGACTACTCACTGGAGGTCTCCGGCGGCTTCAACTACTCGCCGATCCTCGCCAACCCCACCCTGGCGCACATCTCTAAACTGCTCAACCTCCCCTTGCAGGGTGACCAGGGTGTCAGGAACCGGATCATCCACCATATCCAACTGGGTGCTGCCTCCTCGCAGAAAGTGGTAGACGGGCTGCTGGAATCAACGCTGCTGATCGTCACCAGTTCGCGCGACGAACTGATCGTGACCCTGTCGTCGCTCTACAACATCCCGGCCTGGCGGGAGAAAATTGCCGGGATCGTCATTGCCGGCCATGCGCCGGTCTCCATGATCAGCCAGCAGATCCTCGACCGGAGCGACATCCCCTACATCAGGATCCATGAGACAACCGCCAATGTGTTTACCGCCCTGAGCGAGGATGTCTCCAAGATAACGGCAGAAGACCAGGAGAAACTCGCCTGGATTCAGGCAAATGCCGAGCATGACATCGATTTTGAGATGATCGACCGGATTTTCTGAAGGATACTGCCAAAAACGAGGAGAACTGACTACGGATGCCACTGCTGCTCAAGACCGCCATTACCTGGATGACTCTGGCGCTGATTTTTTATACCTACGCCGTGTTCAGTGGGCGCCGTCAGGGGCTGCGCCTGAAGCATCTGTCAGTATTCGGCATCGGCCTTTTCTGCGACTGGCTTGGCACCAGCCAGATGAGCCACTTTGCCACACAGTTCGGCAAAGCCCCTGATTGGCACAACTGGAGTGGCTTGCTCTCACTGGGCGGGATGGCGTTCCATTTTTTGCTGGCGCTCCTCGCCACCCTGCTCAACCGCGCAGAAGCGATCAACCTGACCTTTCACAGGGTCAGTCTGACCATATACACTCTCTGGATAACCGCATTTGCCAGCGGCTGGATAGTGGGCATCATGAAGATGCATAAGCGGTAAACCTCTTGGATAGGGGCTTTAGCTGGTCAGCAGTTTATCACTCAGTTCATTGACGTCATCTGCCTGTCGGGGAAAGTGACGGGACAATTCGGCCCCACACCGATCTATCACCTCGCAAAGGGCATCGCAACCACTGCCTTCGGCAATTCCTCGGGCCAGACTGCCAGCCATCCCACCCCATGATGACGGATCGATCCGCTCGTTGATCCCCCGGTCGCCGAGTATCCAGACCTTGCGCTCGACAAGCGACATGAAGATAAGGATGCCGGTTTCGTGGCGGGTCCGGTACAACCCTTTTTCGTAAAACGCCCTGACAGCCCGCAGCCGCACCGCCTCGGCAATTCTCTTCCCTCCGGCAAACGGGAGCTTCAGTCGCGTGAATTTTCTAATTAATGCACAGGCCGGGAAATAGAGCAGGACTACCAGCGGGATGTAAGACCAGATAGAGAGATGCTGGGTAGCAACAGCAATGACCAACCCGGCAAAGGCTGCCAGGAACAGGGAGCCTGCCAGCTCCGCCTCCGGATAGCGATCACTCTCGTCAACGATCATGGTAGCGATCTCGCCGGAGGTGTTGCTCTCCGCAGCATGAACCGCCTGGCGGATCCGCTCCAGCTCCGCAGCAGTGAAAAAATTTTCCGCCTTGCACTGTTTCACGTCAAACCTCAACGACAATCATTCAATGGGCAGAACGCAGCCCTTGCTTCCCCGGAAATGCGGTTACCAATCGCCAGATGCACCGCCGCCGCCGAAATCGCCACCGCCGCCGGAGAAACCACCGCCGGATCCTCCCCAGCCATCGCCTCCGCCGTAACCGCCAAAGCCGCCGCCTCCCCACCAGAAACCGCCGCCACCGCTACCAAAGATAGCCACCACGATGAGCCCAAGGACAAAACCGGCCACTGCCAGGCCGAGCAGCATCGCGATGCCGATGCCGGAGAAACTGAGGAATGCCGCCAGCGGCAGCCCCACGGCACCAGCAAGACCGCCGAGAAAGCGAGAGATGGAACCGAGAAAAACGATGGCCACCAAGAGGAAAACCAGCAGGGTCAGCGACGGGTGGAAGCCTTTCTTAACACGATGCAGATCGCGCGACTTGTCCTGTGCCTGGTACTCACCGCGGACTACCTTGGCGATCGCGGCGACACCAGCCTTTATCCCGCTATCGAAGTCGCCCTGTTTCAGGAAAGGCGCGATTTCGTCACGAATGATCCTGCCCGCCAGCAGGTCGGTCAGCTTCCCTTCCAGGCCCCGACCCACCTCGATCCTGATCTTCCGCTCCTGTTTGGCAATAAGCAGGATGGCGCCGTTGTCCAGCCTCTTCTGGCCGATCTTCCACGCCTCGGCAACCTTGATCCCGAAACTCTCCACCGGCTCGCCTTCAAGAGTAGGCACGGTCAACACCACGACCTGGGTAGAGTCGCTCTGCTCCAGGCCAGCAAGCAGTCCATCAACCTCCTGCACAGCCGCCGGCGAGAGCAGCCCGGCGTAGTCGTTCACCCGCCCCTGCAGTGCCGGGACCGCTGCGGCAAAGGCAACAAACTGGGAACACAGAATTAACCCCAGAAATATAAGGAGAATGCCCTTTTTCATGTTTGCCCTGTTCGCGCTCAAAAGTGCCCGTATGCTAGGCGGCGTTGAGAAGGCGTGGGAGGCGTACAACAGGTACGTTGACGAGCCGACGACAACGCCAACACCGCAGGCGGGCGCTTTTCAGCACGAACACTTAGAATTTGACTTGGGGTGCCTTCTGCGCCCCCTCCTCCGCCTTAAACGGCTCCTTCCGCTGCAGATGCAGCATCATGGAGTTGGTCAGGCTGTTGGGAAAGGTCCGGATACTGGTGTTGAACTCCTGGACCGCCTTGTTGTAGCGGGTGCGGGCCACATTAATCCGGTTTTCCGTCCCTTCCAGCTGGCTCTGGAGATCCCGGAAATTCTGGTTCGCCTTGAGGTCAGGATACCTCTCCACCACCACCATCAGCCGCGATAAAGCGCCGGACAGCTCGCCCTGGGCAGCCTGGAACTTCTGCAGCGCCTGGGGATCGTTGACCAGTTGCTTGGTGGCCTGGATGGAACCGACCTTTGCCCGCGCCTCGGTGACTGCCTTCAAGGTGTCGGCCTCATGTTTGGCATATCCCTTGACCACCTCCACCAGGTTCGGGATCAGGTCTGCCCGGCGCTGGTAAGTCGCCTCCACATCCCCCCAGGCCGCGGTTACCGCCTCTTCGTTGGCTTGCATGGTGTTGTAGCCGCATCCGGAGAGCGCCAGTAATGCCAAGATAAGCAGATAGTTACGGAATCTTTTCATCGTTTCCTCCATGTTAAGAATATTCATAGTTAAGTTAACCATCGATCCGTTGTTTGTCACCCCGGTCGTAAATAATTTTCATGGTCAGCAACAAAATGTAGCAGAACAGGGTGAACGAATTGGACAGGATCAGCGGTAGGTCGCCGAGCAGCAGGCCATAGGCCAGCCAGAGGGCAAGACCGGCAATGATAATGATCTGCTGCCAAAGCGAAAGATCCCGGGCATGCCGGGTCTTCCAAGTCTTGATCATCTGCGGGATCACGGCCATGCTGGTCAGAAAACCAGCCACGCCGCCGATTACGGTAACATCCATTACTTCCCCTTTTTGCCGGTAAACGCCCCGGTGGCCCAGTCCACCTGGGAAAAAAGCCCGCGGAACACTGCGACCTCGCGGCTGTCCAACCCTGCCCGCGCAAATACCCTGCGAAAGGTCCGCATCAGGTGCGCCGGATTTTCAGGCTTGAGAAAACCGATTTTCAGCAGGGTTTCTTCCATCTGGGCATAGAGAGGCTCGACCTCTGCCGGTGGCGCCAGTTGCCGCTCCTCTTCGGGATTCACTGTGGTAAGCCCCTGGCGCAGTTCGTAGCAAAACAGCAGCACTGCCTGGGCCAGGTTGAGCGAGCCGAACTCGTCGGTGGGGATCGTTGCCTGCCAACGGCAGAGCGCCACCTCATCCGTGGTCAACCCGCTGTCCTCGCGGCCGAAAACCAGTGCCGCCCGGTTTGCCGGGATGCCCGATCTGATCCGGGCCACAATCTCTGGCGGGGCAAAGATCTCCTGCCGGTATTTGCCGTGACGGCGTGTAGTGGCCACCGATAGCGGGCAATCGGCAAGCGCCTCCTCAAGACTGCCGAAGATCCGGGCGCTCTCCAGCATCCCTTTGGCAGAGACTGCGAATTTCAGCGCCTCCGGATGATCAAGCGGACAGGGGTTAACCAGACGCAGGTCAGAAAAGCCAAAATTCTTCATCGCCCGACAGACCATGCCAACATTGCCCGGACTCTGCGGTTCGACCAGAACGATCGACAGATAATCGCCGTAATTCACTAATGATCCTTTCTACTATGGGAACGAAGGGAGATACCTGCTTCCTTCATCCTGTTGAGCCTTGCCCGCGCCGGACGTCGCCGCCACCACGCCTGCATGAAATGCGTCAGCCAGATAATGGCAATGAACCCGGCCAGGATAAGCATCAGATGGTGTTCGTACTTGCTGACATCTTCGACTACCAGCGAAGCCCCTTTGCCGAACAGGTAGCCGGTAAGCGAAAAGATCACCGACCAGGCCAGGGCACTCAGGATGTTGAGCCAGCAGAATTTTAAAGACGGAAAGGTGGTCATGCCGAGGATGATCGGCAGGACGATCCTGAAACCGTAAGTGTAGCGGGAGATGAAGGCAACAAAAGTCCCGTATTTCTCGATAAGCCGGAGAGCCTTGCGAAACTTGCGACCGATAAAGGTGAAGGCCCGCAGCAGCCTTACCCCCTGCCACCTGCCGAGATAGAAATAGAACTGGTCCCCGCAAAACGCCCCACCAAAGGCAACAACAATGACTCCGGCAATGTTCATATACCCCTGGAAGGCAAGGAAACCGGCCAGGATCAGCCCGGCTTCACCCTCCAGGAAGGTCCAGATGAACAGCACCCAGTAGCCGTGTATGGCAAGATAGTCTTTAAGAAATTCGTGCATTGCGTCCCACTGCCGGTTTATTCGCCAGAAACCATCCGTTACACGATCTTTTATATCATATGCCAGGGGCTGGCAACAGCAGGTTAGCTGAAATGTGCTCACGGGGGAATAAAAAAAGGCCGCAGTCATCGGACTGCGGCCTCAAGAGTTGCGGAGATTGCATAGATCAGGTCATGGTGCCGATACCTGACGGGTGTTGTACTGCAGTCGGTACTGATTATGATCGTCGTCCGTAGGGTAAGATTCCGTGGCCGGGTACGGATAATCGCTCATGCCGTGGAACGGCAGCGGCTCAACATATTTGTAGTCCTTGAAATCCTTGTAATAGAGGTCAGCCTTAAGGATAAAGCCTCTCGTGTTGCCGGGTTGCGGCGATGGAAGGGCCGGGAAGGCTAATTCCATTTTGTCGCCATAGTTCATGATGACATACTTGTCATCCCTTTGGGTCAGCAGTTCCCGTACTTCGCCGAGCCGTGTGA is a window from the Geoanaerobacter pelophilus genome containing:
- the rnr gene encoding ribonuclease R, encoding MKPDREGVLQAIRENGGSMGYRDLASLFDIDRLRKKGFAAVLDRMVASGELVVLGGQRYSLADGEGTVTGKLAMHRDGYGFVTPDVGGSDIFVPARGLRGNLHGDIVEVAVVAQPGGKREGRVLKTIERGLKRIIGRYELLRGFGRVMSDDPRVSQEVIIPAKHAANAVNGQVVVAEITAYPLERKPAMGRIVEVLGWPDDPDVEVQTVIRKYELPNKFDKATLSEARSVGVIAEADLAGRTDLRGLTIVTIDGETARDFDDAVSVRREADGKVRLWVSIADVSHYVRPGSLLDREAYLRGTSVYFPDRCLPMLPETLSNGICSLNPQEDRLTLTAEMVFDKGGNRVDQAFYQSVIRSAARLTYTQVAEVLEEQKPETVKALAAVVDDLKLMEELARRLMELRRTRGSLDFDLPEPEIIIDITTGTTVSIARSTRNIAHRLIEEFMLAANEAVAGHLEQSGIPSLYRVHEPPVPEKIQAFSELAAGFGHHLVTEEGRVTGSELQRLLDGAIGKPEELMLNRVLLRSMKQARYAAENLGHFGLAAKTYTHFTSPIRRYPDLVVHRILKLKLAGNIAESTREELENTLPETGIHTSKRERVAMEAERELVELKRLQFMKQKVGEEFEGFIIGVTTSGFFVELNEFFVEGMVPVTGLKDDYYIHAEKQHALVGANTRRMFRIGDRVKVLVAAVSLEQRQIEFALLDHIPLQQTDAGWELDLPKPKRVAGKWPDARRGREGGRPTDKKAGKKTGNKKMAGNRKGRGKRR
- a CDS encoding transglycosylase SLT domain-containing protein, whose product is MFRLITIVAILLLISVPASGMKSQLFPLQGDALSAAANLLRSKDYTGALQLAKTAPAGGARDFIAGMASYRAKEWQEASNNLQAAAKSLAILGDYALYYQAQSLNALKKYDEALLPLLELQKQYPDTPMKRPALILAADIYYAQQNLKAAISAYQKFIEIYPSGSDSLNAQYRIALSREALGEPTTAVKILRNLWLTNPASSQAAAAADDLKRLGAAGYPPDTYTPEELCRRASALFDQKKFSQAAVAFKAVPRDGQSRNFIDRLDLKQGQAVYRSRNYQDALPIFAKVASTTKDPAHLAEATYWIARCRDKSEQHAEAVKTFLQVADNWPKANEADNALLEAALIKKSDQQWTEVLALSQRLLKEYPDSSLKKQVWWEAGWSGYKAGELSTAGYYFSKLAECDTNRDRALYWLARVKAASGDAKGAETAYSSLQRDFPLSYYSLAKLPAEDGNNTGSLDNPRLARISGDTLDNLPLPANNDRVKALITFGLFDEARKELATLKSKTSDTTKLLGIARLYLEMDDFNGAYNLVGKDPGRFSAKDLRQSLALQFPLPFRETAVKHAGANKLPIPLVYAVIKAESSFSPFAVSPAGAVGLMQLMPATAAMLEGAGKKSFPAERLKEPELNINYGSRHMKDLVAEYRDNIVAVIASYNAGGGTVNRWLRSFGTLPTDEFIEQIPYGETRDYVKKVITTAAIYARIYGMNLNGTKLPLPAKPAITP
- a CDS encoding AAA family ATPase; the protein is MAKKIFIAATGQNCGKTTMSISLMHLARKKYQRVGFIKPIGPKIECYSNMKLDMDAILMARTYNLEQDISLMNPVPLHRGFTREFLDGKIDARALADSIVRAVAELESKNDLLIIEGAGHGGVGAVIGLSNAYVASLVKAPVMIVAGSGIGNVIDAVHLNLALYEREQADVRLIMTNKLISEKRDTTLKYLKRAFDYSLEVSGGFNYSPILANPTLAHISKLLNLPLQGDQGVRNRIIHHIQLGAASSQKVVDGLLESTLLIVTSSRDELIVTLSSLYNIPAWREKIAGIVIAGHAPVSMISQQILDRSDIPYIRIHETTANVFTALSEDVSKITAEDQEKLAWIQANAEHDIDFEMIDRIF
- a CDS encoding HsmA family protein; this translates as MPLLLKTAITWMTLALIFYTYAVFSGRRQGLRLKHLSVFGIGLFCDWLGTSQMSHFATQFGKAPDWHNWSGLLSLGGMAFHFLLALLATLLNRAEAINLTFHRVSLTIYTLWITAFASGWIVGIMKMHKR
- a CDS encoding TPM domain-containing protein yields the protein MKQCKAENFFTAAELERIRQAVHAAESNTSGEIATMIVDESDRYPEAELAGSLFLAAFAGLVIAVATQHLSIWSYIPLVVLLYFPACALIRKFTRLKLPFAGGKRIAEAVRLRAVRAFYEKGLYRTRHETGILIFMSLVERKVWILGDRGINERIDPSSWGGMAGSLARGIAEGSGCDALCEVIDRCGAELSRHFPRQADDVNELSDKLLTS
- a CDS encoding TPM domain-containing protein: MKKGILLIFLGLILCSQFVAFAAAVPALQGRVNDYAGLLSPAAVQEVDGLLAGLEQSDSTQVVVLTVPTLEGEPVESFGIKVAEAWKIGQKRLDNGAILLIAKQERKIRIEVGRGLEGKLTDLLAGRIIRDEIAPFLKQGDFDSGIKAGVAAIAKVVRGEYQAQDKSRDLHRVKKGFHPSLTLLVFLLVAIVFLGSISRFLGGLAGAVGLPLAAFLSFSGIGIAMLLGLAVAGFVLGLIVVAIFGSGGGGFWWGGGGFGGYGGGDGWGGSGGGFSGGGGDFGGGGASGDW
- a CDS encoding LemA family protein, translated to MKRFRNYLLILALLALSGCGYNTMQANEEAVTAAWGDVEATYQRRADLIPNLVEVVKGYAKHEADTLKAVTEARAKVGSIQATKQLVNDPQALQKFQAAQGELSGALSRLMVVVERYPDLKANQNFRDLQSQLEGTENRINVARTRYNKAVQEFNTSIRTFPNSLTNSMMLHLQRKEPFKAEEGAQKAPQVKF
- a CDS encoding SemiSWEET family sugar transporter, producing the protein MDVTVIGGVAGFLTSMAVIPQMIKTWKTRHARDLSLWQQIIIIAGLALWLAYGLLLGDLPLILSNSFTLFCYILLLTMKIIYDRGDKQRIDG
- a CDS encoding RNA methyltransferase; this encodes MNYGDYLSIVLVEPQSPGNVGMVCRAMKNFGFSDLRLVNPCPLDHPEALKFAVSAKGMLESARIFGSLEEALADCPLSVATTRRHGKYRQEIFAPPEIVARIRSGIPANRAALVFGREDSGLTTDEVALCRWQATIPTDEFGSLNLAQAVLLFCYELRQGLTTVNPEEERQLAPPAEVEPLYAQMEETLLKIGFLKPENPAHLMRTFRRVFARAGLDSREVAVFRGLFSQVDWATGAFTGKKGK
- a CDS encoding DedA family protein; this translates as MHEFLKDYLAIHGYWVLFIWTFLEGEAGLILAGFLAFQGYMNIAGVIVVAFGGAFCGDQFYFYLGRWQGVRLLRAFTFIGRKFRKALRLIEKYGTFVAFISRYTYGFRIVLPIILGMTTFPSLKFCWLNILSALAWSVIFSLTGYLFGKGASLVVEDVSKYEHHLMLILAGFIAIIWLTHFMQAWWRRRPARARLNRMKEAGISLRSHSRKDH